aaacaaaccccagaatgaataagtcatggagatCCTTTTCCTCTCTGACAGTCTAACTCCCCAGGTGCTGAAAGATGGCCCAGAGAAGAGTGACATCTATTGTTCAGGAAGGTTTATGGGTGGGATCCACCAGTCCTGCTGAGTAGACTGTGCATTCGGTCCATGAGCAAAAGGTGACCTCTCTCCTCAGAGGAGCAAACCAGGGCCACCCGAGAAGGGGCAAATGGAAACTAACATCCAGTTCATAAGGATTATCCAGGAAATGCGGGCAGAGATCAACAAGCTGAAGAAAGAGAATCAAGTCCTCCAGATGAAGCTGGCCTCAAGTAGTCAGAGAACCCCAGGCCCCAGCGGAGAATCGGAAGatgaaagggaagaggaagtcACAGACCTTGGTAACCTCGAAAAAGCATCTGAAAAATCTCCAGCAACCCTTCACGGTGGTGTTTCCGTCGATGCAGCACCAGCTGTGCTTGAACATCAAGGTACCGAATATCCATAGCTCTTCTGGGCTATGCCCATCTTTGCAAAGCCCTCCTAAACATTAGGTTTATGGTGCCTCTCACATAACTGCAGAAGTTGGCTTTGGTAGTGGTGAGTTCCATCCTTTTTCTCCTGGTAGATTACCTCTAAATCCCTAGGGGGAAAAATCCTTAGCATCTTCAAGCAACATATTTTAGCAACATCAAACACTATTTCCAGATCTTCCTGGAAAGGTGGGAATGGCAGGTTTGTGAAAATCAGTCACATAAAAAACaatgtgttttcttccttcttgaccTCAAGCCTTTAAATGTCCCATCATAGAATACTGAATGGGTGTGTGTCAAAAGCCATGCTCACTTATTAAGTTACAATATTGCACAATAGCTAAAGGTATGATTATGACAGTCAGACAATTATGGTTGCAAGTGATTGTCATTCATTATCCACTTGACCCAGAGATACTTAGGAGACATCTTTCACCTTTGTTTTCTACATCGGGAAGTGTTAGAGTACCTACCTGACATGGTTATGGTACCTATCTCTCTGTAATAATAGACTGAGTGCTTAATTTGACACCTAGCGAGCACACAACAAATGGGCAGATGTTGTTTCTGATCCatgttttataaagaaatttcCTGCCCTGTGTGAATGTGTGTTGCCCATAATTCAACATCCTGTACAGGTTGAAGGCTTCAAGATGCAGCGTCAGGGTTGCTGGAAGAGAGGAGTGGAGGAGGGATGGGTGGCCGGGCGATGGACACTGGGacgggtatgtgctatggtgagtgctgtgaattgtgtaagactgatgaatcacagtcctgtacccctgaaacaaatcatacattgtaggttaatttttttaaaaagatgcaggGCCAGTGTTTGATACATTCTAAGAATCAAATCTCTCACCTTTTGTGGGAGAAGAATATTGACTGTTAAGACTCTACACAAAGTCAGAAATCAGCAGGGCAAAAACTATGTGCTGCATTTAAATGATCAGTGCTTGCCTACATGCAGCAGGTTCAAATAAAATTGCTATACGTAATTAAATAGTCAACTCTCTTTTAATATCCTCTGTCAAAGGCTTCAGGCAATGCCATTTAGAGGTTCTGAGCAGCTTGGCAAGGGAACATGTCCTATTTGCCAGCTGGTTTCCTCTGTTCGAGAGGTCTCTCTCTAGCATGCGACCCTACATTTCAAAGCTGAGAAGAGATTCCCATCGGGGCTTTTTCCCTTTTTGTCAAGTGCAGCTCTGGATCTGAGTAGTTCTGTCTGCTGGatatttaataaaactaaaagggtAACTAACAAGGAGGTTAGACTTtctcctggtttaaaaaaaaaaataaaaaaggaaaaagaaaagaaagataaagatatTTGTAATACATCCTTACCCTAAAGTTTCTCAACCTCTGCAATCTTGGACATTTTGTACTGACTATCTCTGTATTTGTATGGGTCTGTCTTCATTATAGGATGTTTAGTAGTTTTTCTGGCTTCTAAATACTACATACCAGTAATACCTGCCTCTCACCCTCTAGTCAGGAAAATGTCTTTGGAGATTCCAAATGTTGCCCAAAGGACAAAATTTCCCCCAGTTGAAAACCACGGCCTTACTCCAAGAGCAAATGACACTctatcaaatttattttctataaaacttATCTTGACAAAAAACATAAGTTTTGTCTTAGTATATATTGTGGCTATTTTACAACAAGAAATACACCAGTGAAAGAACAAAAAGTATAGCATACGCTTTACACTCTTAGGGCCTGAATGCCATCAAGCTTAGGAGAGTTTAGACTATTAATAAGAGCTAAGCACACAATTGATAGCATACTCCTTCAACATATGGATGGTAACTCCCAATAAGAACGTTAGCACTAACTTTTAAAAGGActggtgaggggtgcctgggtgcctctgggttaaacctctgcctttggctcaggtcatcatctcagggtcctgggatggagccccacattaggctttttgctcagcagggagcctgcttccttttttttctctccctgcctgcctctctgcctacttgtgatctgtgtcaagtgaataaataaaatttttttaaaagggggggggtgcctgggtggctcagtgggctaaaacctttgccttcagctcaggtcatgatctcagggtcctgggatggagccccacatcaggctcatggagcctgcttccctctctctctctgcctgcctctctgcctacttgtggtctctctctctctgtcaaataaataaataaaaaggactgGTAAAATTGGGGGGACTCTAGTTAGTTGTATCAGTTAAACACAGAAAGAGACATGATTTAAGTTTGTGCTTGGAAGCCCATTGAGttactttacatgtatttatCTGTGTCTTAAATGCAATATACTATCATTAAAGTAAGGGACATAAGTAGGAAGAACATTGGCCTGAACATGAGGACACCAGATAGCAGTCCCAGTTTTATAATACTTGGTCAATGCTGAGTAGGACACATACATATATGGACATATATATGCTACAGCCCAGGAACACAGCTGCTTggggatatatagatatagataataaagggatatatatatattatatgcctGTAATAAGGGGATGTCTATATTATGTATCTATAGTATATATGGGGACATATACATAGTAACAAGCAGAAGAGCACCTGCTTAGAAAGAGTCTTTGCTGGCTAAATTCTCATGGAAGCATCTGTCATAGTGGATAAGCACTTGGTGGATATGAAATCCAACCAGCATTTTCATGGATGCTgccctcatatatttttttaaaaaatgactctttAGAGGGATCCCCAGCATCACTGGACCTCCAGTTCTCTGCAATGTATTCACGTCCTTTGCTGGCAAATACACTGCATTTGGCAGCAAGTTCTGAAATTGTGCTAATGACCCCATGATGCTGTGTTGAATATCCTTTGCCTTTTATTCATAAGAAACTAAAGGATACAGACTTGAGTCTGTACTTGTGAACCAGAGCGACGAACAAAAGAGCCAAGTTGCTAGTCAGTCAAACTGGAGCACAGGTTCCAAATAAGAATAAACTTCCCCTTGCCATTATCAGCACAATTTCTTCAGTTGTAATTTCCTACCATTCACTTTAAACAGAATACTTTATAATCCTTCCAAACAGAAACTTTTATGATTGTCAATAGACATAAATTTGTTCTTAGACAATTATAGAAGTTATAGATGATGGCCAACGTAGTGTTTAAAGATAATTTAGGAACAGTATTTACATGCGGTTAAACACTTCGGATAGATTTGAACGTAAAacacctctctctgccccaaaCTCTTGCCTGAAAGCAGATCTTCCACTCTTCCAAACCATAAAAAGCCAAGGCAGCCTCCACATTTTGCAATAGCCTTAATAATCTGCTGTCTGCATTCTACAGATGTGGGCAGCAAACTTAACTAAGAAAAAATTGTGCTTCTAGCACTCTTAAAACCCAAACATGATGCAAGCCTTTCTTAAACACCCATGGTAGTTCATGCCAAGGCTGtgactagaaagaaaaaagattcagtAAACATTCCTTAAGTGttccagaaaatgaaaaccaacccGAGGTCAGGCTTCTTCACCCCCTGGATGAGAAATGGATGTCTGGTCAGCATTAGTATGGTGTCACAGGGATTCAGACAAACTACACTCCGTAAAACAAAGCTCTTTTAATCGAAGTGCCTGAGTTACAAGGAGCAGAGAATACTCGATTCACATCAAGAAAAGAGTTTATTGGCAGACATTTACAGACAAAAATTGAATTGAAAGCCCTCATAAACAAGGCCATAaatccctccatctctctcaagAACACTCTAGTTTAATATTGAGGCACCTTTGCTTCTTTCCACAGACATCCTGTGCTTTCGTCTCTCAGTCAACAGGCCTCCTCATAGTGACCATCTCAACTAAAGTTTAAAGTCAAGACACACAAATGTAGCCCAGTTAGCAGCAGCCAGTTCAATTTTTGTGATGAGAGGCTATGATGAATATGTTCTTCTACAATCttctagaaggagagagaaaaaatgtccAGCATTGTCATCTCCAGAATAGCCATGTTCTCCCCATTTTAAagtcttgttttattatttctacatgTCCAGGTCTCTGTTCTAATGCTGTATCCTTACAAAGGTATTGCCAACCACACTGTTAATAGAGCTTCCAGACCTCCTCTTTCATGTCTCTATCCCCTTGCCTTTACCAGCCTAACTTGACCTTCCGGGATCTGTCACTACCTGAATTTTATCACATAATGTTTGTTTATCACCTGTCTGCACAAAAAGATAGTAAGCTCTATGCAGGCAAGAGTTTTGAATGGGCCACTATCCCCATCTCTATCTCATAAAAAAGTGCCTCAcattatttgtcaaataaataaatgactagaTGTAgtttatgtgaaaaaaattaatcaaaagtaATAGTTTTGCTTAGGTCATTTTAATGAAGTACTACTAATATAATATGACATCTGTGGACATCATTAAAAGTGAAATTTTCATAAACTTAAATTTTGTGTCTCTTACACAGGCAATGTCATGATTGTTAGACGCTATTCCATCTCCTCACCAATTCATTCATTTGCTGCAAATGATCCCTGGAAACCTGAGGAAAGACACCCAAAGAGTGGAATTCTAGGAGCTCAGGGAAGAGTTAAATCTCTGGCATGTTCTTCAATTAAGAAGCAAGACAATGAAGAAAATCTGTTTGCAGCAGATTCTTTAACCAGCACTAGTTCCAACCAAAGAACTTCTCCTGATCATGTTTTTGATAATGTAACCAGGTAATGTATAATCTGCCTCAAGTTAGAATGATTATAGGCACGTGTTATGAAAGCACTCAGGTATTTCCATTGATAGGCAAGGTCTTAGGTcgaagaaacaaaaccaaatagtGTCTTAGGCCAAAATAATTTCCATCTCACATGTGTATTTAGGgggtcaaaagaaagaaatattttttgagatcAACTGTCACTGCCTCTATGAGCAGAAGACTTCATCGGTCTGCCCTTAGTCATCGAGCACTAATGACTGTACTCTGAGCTGGCCGCCAGTGATACAAGATTCAGCAAAACCAAAACGTTACGTTTAAAACTTTCATTCCATGACAAAGACACACCAATGAACTGATCACGCTAACAAAATACTTCTCAAGGAAAAGACACACTTCTTATAGGAACTGAACACAGAAATCTTCTCTGAGAGACGACTGTTCTTGAGGGGGAAGTGACCCAGTGGCTTTTGGGTGGTATACAAAAATCATTACTCAAGAGGgccaagagacaaagagaaaaggaatttgtttttcaaaatccaGGAGCTGATGTTTGGGGAGGTAGGCTCAGTCTGTGAAAAAGAGAGATTTAAGAAGACATTTGAGAGATGGGCGGGAGTCTTCTAAGAGGAAGGTCAGATGGTGACGTCAGGAGTGGATAGAGCCAAGGGCCCCTTTCAGAACAAAACTGTCACTATCAAGTCTAACTTATCCCCTCTATAAGGCTAGAGCATGACCTCCCCTCTCCCACATGCTCCACCCCAACTTCCAATTCCCAGTTAGGCCCTGACTTTTTAGGGAGAGTCTCTACATATTTGTCTCcttcaaggagaaaaagaggCCTGGGTTCtcatgaagaagagaaaatggaataaatggggtgcagagagaataaagaaatcaTCACGCTCAGCAGTGACAGGAAATCAAATCAAGAGATAACCGTGATAGCCCTTCAGGGATTCTCTTCAATATTGGAAAGAGCACTGGACCTACCACATGATACAGGACACAAAGGCTGAGCCAGTTTCATTTGGATTTTATAAGACAGGATGAAAATTGTGTTTCCCTTACAGAAAGTGCTATTACAGGAACAGAGAGAGTAGCCTGTGTCCTGAAGGACAGCTGCATATAGTCACGCAGGGGAAAATGGGAAGATCACCTCAGGTAGAGCAGGAAAGACAAGACAGAAGGAAGCACGACTATGGGGAAAACCAAAGTAGTCAAGTGAGTGAGGGTGAAGGAGGGAGCACAGACCATCATAAGAGGACTTCCAGGCAAGGCTCACAAGTGTGTGTTTTGTCCTGTACTTACTGGAAAACTAGTACAAAATGTCtttctgaaaagttttaaaatgcaaaaatattcagGAATGAAAGTTACAAAGATCACTGTTTTACTCTGCAAgaattttgtcactttttttcagatatttttatatattaaagggAAGAGATGTTActaacagagagaaaaatcctaTATCTCTTTTCCCTGGTCCTGCCAATGAGCACGTGGGACCATGAGTTTTTGCTTCTATCCTTTTGACCTATTTTTTTCTATGCCttcattctattcattcattcattcaacaaataatcctGGAGGCATGTTATGTGctgggtaggaaaaaaaaaattgtcagaagTCCCTGCACATTCCTTTGTACAATGATAATCCATAAATAAGACAATACATAAAAGTATATCATTTGTATTAGATGGTGATATGTATGAAAGAGAACATCAAACcaattcaaagagaaaaagaagggtcAGAGAAGCAAGCATTATTGAAATTGTATATATGGTCGCTAGGAAATACCTCACCATCTGAGTGAAAAGGGAAAGCATTCTGAGGATTTCTGGGTGGGGAAAACTTTCCAAGAATTGAGGACAACAAATGCAAGAGATGCTGAGAGGGGGTGCATGACTGTGTTTGAGGAAGGGAAAAGAGGCTGGTGTGGCTGGAAGAGTGAGCAAGCAAGAGAACAGGGGAAGATGAAGGCAAAGCACTAGGGGTGACCTTCTACTCCCCTCCAATGATTCTAGATTTATCCCAAGTGCACTGAGTACATAAcatattcttttcattaaaaaaaaataaaaataaagataaaggatCATGTTGGgagttcttctttaaaaagattgtaggaaaaaatacagaaaataaaaagaccagGTTTAAGGCTAAAAAATATGATCTAGGAAAGAGATGATCATTTCTTGGCCAAGGTAGTAATGGTGGATGTGATTGCTGGATATACTTTGAATATGGAGCTCCTAAGATTTATTGGCAGAGCAGATGTGGGACATGGAAACAAGAAGTGTATAACCAATCACTGTGTGTCAATGAccatgtgttttgttgttgttgttgttttgttttttaagattatatttatttatttatttgtcagaaagagagagagagaaaacacacaaacaggcagagaggcagacagaggcagagagagaggcaggctccccaccgagcaaggagcctgatgcgggactcaatcccaggaccctgggatcatgacctgagccagacgcAGcaacttaaccccctgagccacccaggcctcccgaTGACCATGTGTtttcagagggaagaaagaggaaaggcaaaGATGTATCTTTTgctaaaaaaaagatatatatatgtgtatacatatatatacactgaATGTTCATCATAAAAAGGAATgtcttttgttttgaaaaattatatatatatatatatatatatatatatatatatatatatatatatccaaatgcatatatatatatccagttatataatggaaataaatattcagTATAATAAGAAAATTGCAAATTACTAAGTATAAATGCAAGATTCAaagtaaaaaagtataaaaaggaaaatcttcCATAACTTACTGTCTGAATAACCACCAGGTAGATATCTTCCATAACTTACTGTCTGAATAACCACCAGGTAGATTTTGATGCGCATCTATCTTTCCAGTCTGTGTCTGCCTATTTTGAAATTGTGCAGTGCACATTatcataatgttttattttttgcactTAATCCATTACATTCTCACAAACCTATCATGTTgagaaatacagtattattaattttcataaaattcacATTATTTTCTGTGATTGCTTGGGAGCCTAGCCAacatttataatgtattatttttctaaaacaaaatgttttccaaattccAAGCTGCCAAGGAATAAACTATTTAGAACACAATCTATTGGTAATTTAGAATCTACTTTAATGGGAAAGACTGAGCCAATTGCAGGTTTCTGTGAAAACAAGAAAGTCAGTAATGGCTTGAAATCAACAGCTGGGTTGGCATAAAACCCAGTCAATTGCAGAGAACTGTTGACAAAAACGAAGCGTGTATTTTTTTGTTATAgcgtttttttaatt
Above is a genomic segment from Mustela lutreola isolate mMusLut2 chromosome 3, mMusLut2.pri, whole genome shotgun sequence containing:
- the CCDC195 gene encoding putative coiled-coil domain-containing protein 195: METNIQFIRIIQEMRAEINKLKKENQVLQMKLASSSQRTPGPSGESEDEREEEVTDLGNLEKASEKSPATLHGGVSVDAAPAVLEHQGNVMIVRRYSISSPIHSFAANDPWKPEERHPKSGILGAQGRVKSLACSSIKKQDNEENLFAADSLTSTSSNQRTSPDHVFDNVTRDKIKTVSFQLPMDLSSYSKNSSSLKCSPNRTTNELSTIAE